A part of Dryobates pubescens isolate bDryPub1 chromosome 3, bDryPub1.pri, whole genome shotgun sequence genomic DNA contains:
- the HRH4 gene encoding histamine H4 receptor, with translation MQVNGLPDGVFCMPLYIPYSLTGKWHLGRDICKLWLALDYLLCTASVFNIVLISYDRFLSVTRAVSYRAQQGIASSPVAKMVAIWGLAFLLYCPAILLWEQVAGHSVVAADQCYAEFFDNWYFLLPASTLEFFVPLLLVTYFNLHIFHDIHRRQRHSAGRDPQLPRSSSSLPWRLCLLPRPGASSPPPLEAEDSVSSSTRPKKEPLVAENSSPSRGGSVTPENDFPAPGRARSRAKLRRDERMAKSLAVIVCVFAICWAPYTLLMIIRGACQGTCVHSSLYEMTFWLLWLNSSLNPFLYPLCHVKFRMAFRKILCPKKFAALKSASC, from the exons ATGCAAGTGAATGGACTGCCTGATG GTGTGTTCTGCATGCCCCTCTACATCCCTTACAGCCTGACAGGGAAGTGGCACTTgggaagggacatctgcaagCTCTGGCTAGCCCTGGACTacctcctctgcacagcttcagtGTTCAACATTGTTCTTATCAGCTATGACCGTTTCCTGTCAGTTACCAGAGCT GTGTCTTACAGAGCCCAGCAAGGCATAGCATCCAGCCCTGTTGCCAAGATGGTGGCCATCTGGGGCCTGGCCTTCCTCCTCTACTGCCCAGCAATCCTCCTTTGGGAGCAGGTGGCCGGGCACAGCGTGGTGGCAGCGGATCAGTGCTATGCTGAGTTCTTTGACAACTGGTACTTCCTCCTGCCTGCATCCACGCTGGAGTTCTTCGTGCCGCTGCTCCTGGTGACCTACTTCAACCTGCACATCTTCCACGACATCCACAGGCGCCAGCGGCACAGCGCCGGCCGGGACCCGCAGCTCccgaggagcagcagcagcctcccctggaggcTTTGCCTCTTGCCAAGGCCAGGAGCAtcttcccctcctccactgGAAGCAGAAGACAGCGTTTCTTCCTCCACGAGGCCCAAGAAAGAGCCCTTGGTGGCTGAGAATTCGTCACCCTCCAGAGGTGGTTCTGTAACCCCCGAGAAcgacttccctgcccctggccgTGCGAGGAGCAGGGCGAAGCTGCGGCGGGACGAGAGAATGGCCAAGTCCCTGGCAGTCATTGTCTGCGTCTTTGCCATCTGCTGGGCCCCATACACCCTGCTGATGATCATCCGTGGGGCCTGCCAGGGCACCTGTGTCCACAGCTCCCTCTATGAAATGACCTTCTGGCTCCTGTGGCTCAACTCCTCTCTGAATCCCTTTCTCTACCCTCTCTGTCACGTGAAGTTTCGAATGGCTTTCAGGAAGATATTGTGCCCCAAAAAGtttgcagcactgaaatcagccTCCTGttag